The Kitasatospora paranensis genome has a window encoding:
- the atpB gene encoding F0F1 ATP synthase subunit A — MTKESVVGAEYQLASEAGCHLNSGCGFPAPGLNEFDFKPIFTVGGVDFTKPMLLSMICALLVVGFFWAAFAKPKLLPGKLQLVGEIGYDFVKRSIVLETIGKKGEKYVPMLVSMFFFVWIMNIMSIIPFAQFPVMSRIAFPVGLAAVVWITYMGLTFKKHGFVGGMKNLCWPSGIPGWVMFILVPIEFFSNIFVRPFTLAVRAFANMFAGHLLIVVFSVASWYLLSPSIGALYGSVSFVVAVALTGFELLVQFLQAYIFVMLASSYIAGALEEAH, encoded by the coding sequence ATGACGAAGGAGTCTGTGGTGGGTGCTGAGTACCAGCTCGCCTCCGAGGCCGGGTGCCACCTGAACTCCGGCTGCGGCTTCCCGGCGCCGGGCCTGAACGAGTTCGACTTCAAGCCGATCTTCACGGTGGGCGGCGTCGACTTCACCAAGCCGATGCTGCTGTCGATGATCTGCGCTCTGCTGGTCGTCGGGTTCTTCTGGGCCGCGTTCGCCAAGCCGAAGCTGCTGCCCGGCAAGCTCCAGTTGGTCGGTGAGATCGGCTACGACTTCGTCAAGCGAAGCATCGTGCTGGAGACCATCGGCAAAAAGGGCGAGAAGTACGTCCCGATGCTGGTCTCGATGTTCTTCTTCGTGTGGATCATGAACATCATGTCCATCATCCCGTTCGCGCAGTTCCCGGTGATGTCGAGGATCGCATTCCCGGTGGGCCTGGCGGCGGTGGTGTGGATCACCTACATGGGGCTGACCTTCAAGAAGCACGGCTTCGTCGGCGGCATGAAGAACCTCTGCTGGCCGTCGGGCATCCCCGGCTGGGTCATGTTCATCCTGGTGCCCATCGAGTTCTTCTCGAACATCTTCGTGCGCCCGTTCACCCTCGCGGTCCGAGCGTTCGCGAACATGTTCGCCGGTCACCTGCTGATCGTGGTCTTCTCGGTCGCCTCCTGGTACCTGCTCAGCCCGAGCATCGGCGCCCTCTACGGCTCGGTGTCGTTCGTGGTCGCCGTCGCGCTGACCGGCTTCGAGCTGCTGGTCCAGTTCCTGCAGGCCTACATCTTCGTGATGCTGGCCAGCAGCTACATCGCCGGTGCCCTCGAAGAGGCGCACTGA
- the atpE gene encoding ATP synthase F0 subunit C, producing MSALAAVSGSVASIGYGLAAIGPGIGVGLIFGNGVQAMARQPEAAGLIRSNMFIGFALTEALALIGIVMPFVYGK from the coding sequence ATGTCCGCTCTCGCCGCTGTTTCCGGTTCCGTCGCTTCCATCGGCTACGGCCTCGCCGCGATCGGCCCCGGCATCGGTGTTGGTCTGATCTTCGGCAACGGTGTGCAGGCCATGGCCCGTCAGCCCGAGGCTGCCGGCCTGATCCGCTCCAACATGTTCATCGGCTTCGCGCTGACCGAGGCGCTCGCGCTGATCGGCATCGTCATGCCGTTCGTCTACGGCAAGTAA
- a CDS encoding F0F1 ATP synthase subunit B produces the protein MNPGFALAAEEQMNPLLPAWPEVIIGLLCFFIVFGLLGKKLLPSIEKVLSERRDAIEGGMERAETAQAEAQALLEQYRAELAEARHEAARITEHAREQGAALIAEMREEGQRQREAIVAAGHAQIEADKKQATAALRQDVGSLASQLASRIVGESLEDSARQSGVIDRFLDELEAKAAASAGAK, from the coding sequence ATGAACCCCGGTTTCGCCCTTGCGGCCGAGGAGCAGATGAACCCGCTCCTCCCCGCATGGCCCGAGGTCATCATCGGCCTGCTCTGCTTCTTCATCGTCTTCGGTCTTCTCGGCAAGAAGCTCCTCCCCAGCATCGAGAAGGTGCTGTCGGAGCGCCGGGACGCCATCGAGGGCGGCATGGAGCGCGCGGAAACCGCTCAGGCCGAGGCTCAGGCCCTGCTGGAGCAGTACCGGGCCGAGCTCGCCGAGGCGCGTCACGAGGCCGCTCGTATCACCGAGCACGCCCGTGAGCAGGGCGCTGCCCTGATCGCCGAGATGCGCGAGGAGGGCCAGCGCCAGCGCGAGGCCATCGTCGCCGCCGGCCACGCCCAGATCGAGGCCGACAAGAAGCAGGCGACTGCCGCCCTGCGCCAGGACGTGGGTTCGCTGGCCTCCCAGCTGGCCTCCCGCATCGTGGGCGAGTCCCTCGAGGACAGCGCTCGCCAGAGCGGCGTGATCGACCGCTTCCTCGACGAGCTCGAGGCCAAGGCCGCCGCCTCGGCGGGTGCCAAGTGA
- a CDS encoding F0F1 ATP synthase subunit delta: MIGASREALAAGRENLESLTDNTSVDAAELAQELTAVTALLDREVSLRRVLTDPSRSGQDKATFVGTLLSGQVSGETVDLVSGLVRSRWSGARDLVDAVEELSAYAEVIAAEKTGQLDDVEDELFRFGRVVAGSHELRAALTEPKAGAAAKAELVKKLLGGRADAGTVRLVVSLVTAPRGRSLEQGLESYSKLAAARRGRVVALVTSAVPLSDGQKQRLAAGLAGLYGKQVHLNIDVDPQVVGGVRVQIGDEVIDGTVSSRLEGARQGLEG, translated from the coding sequence GTGATCGGCGCCAGCCGTGAGGCCCTGGCCGCCGGCCGGGAGAACCTCGAGAGCCTGACCGACAACACTTCGGTGGACGCGGCCGAGCTCGCCCAGGAACTCACCGCCGTCACGGCGCTGCTCGACCGCGAGGTCTCGCTGCGCCGTGTCCTGACCGACCCGTCGCGGTCCGGCCAGGACAAGGCGACCTTCGTCGGCACCCTGCTGTCGGGCCAGGTCTCCGGCGAGACCGTCGACCTGGTCTCCGGGCTGGTCCGGTCCCGCTGGTCCGGCGCGCGTGACCTGGTCGACGCGGTGGAGGAACTCTCCGCGTACGCCGAGGTCATCGCCGCCGAGAAGACCGGTCAGCTGGACGACGTCGAGGACGAGCTGTTCCGGTTCGGCCGCGTCGTCGCGGGCTCGCACGAGCTGCGCGCCGCGCTGACCGAGCCGAAGGCCGGTGCCGCCGCCAAGGCGGAGCTGGTCAAGAAGCTGCTCGGCGGCCGCGCCGACGCGGGCACCGTCCGCCTGGTCGTCTCCCTGGTCACCGCCCCGCGTGGTCGTAGCCTGGAACAGGGCCTCGAGTCCTACTCCAAGCTCGCAGCCGCCCGTCGCGGCCGTGTGGTGGCCCTGGTCACCAGCGCGGTTCCGCTCTCGGACGGCCAGAAGCAGCGGCTCGCCGCGGGCCTGGCCGGGCTGTACGGCAAGCAGGTCCACCTGAACATCGACGTCGACCCGCAGGTCGTCGGCGGCGTCCGGGTGCAGATCGGCGACGAGGTCATCGACGGCACGGTGTCGAGCCGCCTTGAGGGCGCTCGCCAGGGCCTCGAAGGCTGA
- the atpA gene encoding F0F1 ATP synthase subunit alpha, with translation MAELTIRPEEIRDALADFVQSYQPDAASREEVGTVTEAMDGIAKVEGLPSVMANELLKFEDGTLGLALNLDTREIGVVVLGEFSGIEEGQTVQRTGEVLSVPVGEGYLGRVVDPLGNPIDGLGDIASTGRRALELQAPGVMVRKSVHEPMQTGIKAIDAMTPIGRGQRQLIIGDRQTGKTAVAIDTIINQRDNWRSGDPKKQVRCIYVAIGQKGSTIASVRGALEEAGALEYTTIVAAPASDPAGFKYLAPYTGSAIGQEWMYDGKHVLIIFDDLSKQAEAYRSVSLLLRRPPGREAYPGDVFYLHSRLLERCAKLSDELGAGSMTGLPIIETKANDVSAYIPTNVISITDGQCFLESDLFNAGIRPAVNVGISVSRVGGSAQIKAMKSVAGRLRLDLAQYRELEAFAAFGSDLDAASKAQLERGARMVELLKQGQYQPFPVEEQVVSIWAGTTGKLDEVPVADIRRFEREFLDHLRLEHKGILAGIVETQKLEDGTIDALTSAIEGFKQGFTTADGKLLSEQA, from the coding sequence ATGGCGGAGCTTACGATCCGTCCGGAGGAGATCCGGGACGCGCTGGCCGACTTTGTCCAGTCGTACCAGCCGGACGCGGCCTCGCGTGAAGAGGTCGGCACGGTCACCGAGGCCATGGACGGTATCGCCAAGGTCGAGGGCCTGCCCTCGGTCATGGCCAACGAGCTGCTGAAGTTCGAGGACGGCACCCTCGGCCTCGCGCTGAACCTCGACACCCGTGAGATCGGTGTCGTCGTCCTCGGTGAGTTCTCGGGCATCGAGGAGGGCCAGACGGTGCAGCGCACCGGCGAGGTCCTCTCCGTCCCGGTCGGCGAGGGCTACCTCGGCCGTGTCGTGGACCCGCTGGGCAACCCGATCGACGGCCTGGGCGACATCGCCTCCACCGGCCGCCGCGCCCTGGAGCTGCAGGCCCCCGGCGTCATGGTCCGCAAGTCGGTCCACGAGCCGATGCAGACCGGCATCAAGGCCATCGACGCGATGACCCCGATCGGCCGCGGCCAGCGCCAGCTGATCATCGGCGACCGCCAGACCGGCAAGACCGCGGTGGCGATCGACACGATCATCAACCAGCGCGACAACTGGCGCTCGGGCGACCCGAAGAAGCAGGTCCGCTGCATCTACGTCGCCATCGGCCAGAAGGGCTCCACCATCGCGTCCGTCCGCGGCGCCCTGGAGGAGGCCGGCGCGCTGGAGTACACCACCATCGTGGCTGCTCCCGCCTCGGACCCGGCCGGCTTCAAGTACCTCGCCCCGTACACCGGCTCCGCCATCGGCCAGGAGTGGATGTACGACGGCAAGCACGTCCTGATCATCTTCGACGACCTGTCGAAGCAGGCCGAGGCCTACCGCTCCGTCTCCCTGCTGCTCCGCCGCCCGCCGGGCCGCGAGGCCTACCCGGGTGACGTCTTCTACCTGCACTCCCGCCTGCTGGAGCGCTGCGCGAAGCTCTCCGACGAGCTGGGCGCGGGCTCGATGACCGGTCTGCCGATCATCGAGACCAAGGCGAACGACGTCTCGGCGTACATCCCGACCAACGTCATCTCCATCACCGACGGCCAGTGCTTCCTGGAGTCCGACCTGTTCAACGCCGGCATCCGCCCGGCCGTGAACGTCGGCATCTCGGTCTCCCGCGTCGGTGGCTCCGCCCAGATCAAGGCCATGAAGTCGGTCGCCGGCCGGCTGCGCCTGGACCTCGCCCAGTACCGCGAGCTGGAGGCGTTCGCCGCCTTCGGTTCCGACCTGGACGCGGCCTCCAAGGCCCAGCTGGAGCGCGGTGCGCGCATGGTCGAGCTGCTGAAGCAGGGCCAGTACCAGCCGTTCCCCGTCGAGGAGCAGGTCGTCTCCATCTGGGCCGGCACCACCGGCAAGCTGGACGAGGTCCCGGTCGCCGACATCCGTCGCTTCGAGCGCGAGTTCCTGGACCACCTGCGCCTCGAGCACAAGGGCATCCTGGCCGGCATCGTCGAGACCCAGAAGCTCGAGGACGGCACCATCGACGCGCTGACCAGCGCGATCGAGGGCTTCAAGCAGGGCTTCACGACGGCCGACGGCAAGCTCCTGTCCGAGCAGGCCTGA